One region of Zerene cesonia ecotype Mississippi chromosome 15, Zerene_cesonia_1.1, whole genome shotgun sequence genomic DNA includes:
- the LOC119832230 gene encoding uncharacterized protein LOC119832230 produces MGCSRLLIKLVFLGLVLHTHSAPSRRSRDASLPEETSTSRQSKLQEKFKETTTTETPAPNNRRNKALNLFGYFPSYLSSGLDYSEDDDDDVTFSVNDDNFDDDDLSRTIPSRRRQQNKKKNGNGESFPNDNINSLQYDNSPIFYIRLPPTPYMFVPGLGYVSQPPSLGPPMPPMLPQSVPSQVSDPFINLPLDFVSNGKPTGVYQWSGAPAFPQVPQMPMDPYGFGGPQQLMPSGSRPSYNTPSYLKPKPKPAPSNSKITNLKGPYVFNGKPGDSVYVLRDTYNSIYSDALQNFYP; encoded by the coding sequence ATGGGTTGTTCAAGACTACTAATCAAATTGGTGTTCCTGGGCTTAGTACTTCACACACATAGTGCGCCGTCAAGACGATCGCGAGACGCATCTCTCCCAGAGGAAACGAGCACCAGCCGACAAAGCAAATTGCAAGAGAAATTTAAAGAGACTACCACAACAGAAACACCTGCACCCAATAACAGACGCAATAAAGCATTGAACTTATTTGGTTACTTCCCATCTTACTTGTCATCGGGCCTAGACTACAGTGAagacgatgatgatgacgtCACTTTTTCTGTAAACGATGACAATTTCGATGACGATGACTTATCACGTACCATTCCATCGAGACGCCGACAGCAGAATAAGAAGAAAAATGGTAATGGAGAATCTTTCCCCAATGATAACATCAACTCTCTCCAATATGACAACTCTCCCATCTTCTATATCAGATTACCGCCAACTCCATACATGTTTGTACCAGGGTTAGGTTATGTGTCACAACCACCAAGTCTTGGCCCACCGATGCCTCCAATGCTGCCACAGAGTGTCCCATCCCAAGTGTCTGatccttttattaatttgcctTTGGACTTCGTGTCAAATGGTAAACCTACAGGAGTTTATCAATGGAGTGGCGCGCCTGCTTTCCCTCAAGTGCCACAGATGCCTATGGACCCATATGGATTTGGCGGACCTCAACAACTGATGCCTTCTGGATCTCGCCCCAGCTACAATACTCCATCATATCTAAAACCGAAACCAAAACCAGCTCCGAGTAATTCTAAGATCACCAACTTGAAGGGTCCGTACGTGTTTAACGGAAAACCTGGCGATAGCGTTTACGTGTTACGAGACACTTATAACTCCATTTATTCGGATGCTCTTCAGAATTTCTATCCttaa